The following proteins are encoded in a genomic region of Micromonospora olivasterospora:
- a CDS encoding O-methyltransferase: protein MSTKTLPLTPELHAYVVAHGAAPDDVMRDLAEETRAALPAEARMQVAPEQAALLTFLTRALGVRQAVEVGTFTGLSALAIARGLTEGGRLTCFDISEEYTGIARRYWERAGVQERIELRVGPAGDTLRELPYERHLDLAFIDADKVGYPVYWAELVPRMRPGGLIAVDNTLRGGRVLAPQDADDRAIAAFNDEIMADVRVDVVMLPIADGVTLARVR from the coding sequence ATGAGCACCAAGACCCTGCCGCTGACCCCGGAACTGCACGCGTACGTCGTGGCCCACGGCGCGGCACCGGACGACGTGATGCGCGACCTGGCCGAGGAGACGCGCGCCGCGCTACCCGCCGAGGCGAGGATGCAGGTCGCGCCCGAGCAGGCCGCACTCCTGACCTTTCTCACCCGGGCACTCGGGGTGCGGCAGGCAGTCGAGGTGGGGACGTTCACCGGGCTGTCGGCGCTGGCCATCGCCCGGGGGCTGACCGAGGGCGGGCGGCTGACCTGCTTCGACATCTCCGAGGAGTACACCGGCATCGCCCGGCGGTACTGGGAGCGGGCCGGCGTGCAGGAACGGATCGAGCTGCGCGTCGGCCCGGCCGGGGACACGCTGCGCGAACTGCCGTACGAGCGGCACCTGGACCTGGCGTTCATCGACGCGGACAAGGTCGGCTACCCGGTCTACTGGGCCGAGCTCGTGCCCCGGATGCGTCCGGGCGGGCTCATCGCGGTCGACAACACGCTGCGCGGGGGCCGGGTGCTGGCCCCGCAAGACGCCGACGACCGGGCCATCGCCGCGTTCAACGACGAAATCATGGCCGACGTCCGGGTGGACGTGGTGATGCTGCCGATCGCCGACGGCGTCACGCTCGCCCGCGTGCGTTGA
- a CDS encoding Maf family protein — MPNSMPLRLVLASASPARRKLLQAAGIEPDVLVSGVDESQVVSEHPEDLCLELARLKAQAVLDRLRSSPDERTLVLGCDSVLGFDGEILGKPADAADATRRLKRMRGRSGVLHTGHCLIDVSSASRAEAVASTTVHFGDIGDDEIAAYVATGEPLAVAGSFTIDGLGGAFVAGIEGDPGTVVGLSLPLLRRLLGELDLRITDLWTKVAPGGQSVEPLV, encoded by the coding sequence GTGCCGAACTCGATGCCGCTCCGTCTCGTGCTCGCCTCGGCGAGCCCCGCCCGCCGCAAGCTGCTCCAGGCCGCCGGGATCGAACCCGACGTGCTGGTCAGCGGGGTCGACGAGTCCCAGGTGGTCAGCGAACACCCCGAGGACCTGTGCCTGGAGTTGGCCCGGCTGAAGGCGCAGGCGGTCCTCGACCGGCTGCGGTCGTCCCCGGACGAGCGGACGCTGGTGCTGGGCTGCGACTCGGTGCTCGGCTTCGACGGCGAGATCCTCGGCAAGCCGGCGGACGCGGCGGACGCGACCCGACGATTGAAGCGCATGCGTGGGCGCAGCGGGGTGCTGCACACCGGCCACTGCCTGATCGACGTGTCCAGCGCGTCCCGCGCCGAGGCGGTCGCGTCGACCACCGTCCATTTCGGCGATATCGGCGACGACGAGATCGCCGCGTACGTCGCGACGGGTGAGCCGCTCGCGGTGGCCGGCTCGTTCACCATCGACGGGCTGGGCGGGGCGTTCGTTGCGGGGATCGAGGGTGATCCGGGGACGGTGGTCGGGCTGTCCCTGCCGCTGCTGCGCCGGCTGCTCGGGGAACTGGACCTGCGGATCACCGATCTGTGGACGAAGGTCGCGCCCGGCGGCCAATCGGTCGAGCCACTCGTTTAG
- a CDS encoding S8 family serine peptidase, translating to MKPQFAWTAAATLATLSLSTVALLPAGHVSAVPRPEGFERIRGDQWHLRYLKVAEAHRISQGEGIVVAVPDTGVDPHPDLRNNLLPGKDIISGGHGNGQQDQNSHGTGMAGLIAAHGRKGGVGALGIAPKAKILPLYDTPKNGLGEADDLAASIEYAILQGVDVISVSATSSPTVPLQQAIKAALNANVVVVAGVGNWPREGAIGYPASHPGVIAVGGVDRAGNHAQVSVIGPGIDVVAPAVDIYSTSIDGKYRKGTGTSDAAAMVAGAAALIRANYPYLSAEEVAHRLTATAVDKGPPGRDDEYGYGVVDLVAALTADVPPLGFDAVATPPTEAAPPPGSQAGPVISTDGGRRARGRNSTTRQLVVLGVLAAGAGAYALIQRRRRRGDDPPPRISR from the coding sequence TTGAAGCCACAGTTCGCCTGGACCGCTGCCGCAACGCTGGCAACGCTGAGCCTGTCGACAGTGGCCCTGCTCCCGGCTGGGCACGTAAGCGCCGTACCGCGCCCCGAAGGTTTTGAACGGATCCGAGGGGATCAGTGGCACCTGCGTTACCTCAAGGTGGCCGAGGCACATCGAATCAGCCAAGGCGAGGGGATCGTCGTCGCAGTACCGGACACTGGCGTCGATCCACACCCAGACTTACGTAACAATTTGTTGCCCGGTAAAGACATCATCTCCGGCGGCCATGGTAACGGCCAACAGGACCAGAATAGCCACGGCACCGGCATGGCCGGGCTGATCGCCGCCCACGGCCGCAAGGGAGGCGTTGGAGCTCTGGGAATCGCACCTAAGGCCAAAATTCTCCCTCTTTACGACACCCCAAAAAACGGCCTTGGTGAGGCTGATGACCTTGCAGCAAGTATCGAGTACGCGATTCTCCAAGGCGTAGACGTAATTAGCGTCTCTGCCACGAGCAGCCCAACCGTCCCGCTACAGCAAGCGATTAAGGCTGCCCTCAACGCAAACGTTGTCGTAGTTGCCGGTGTTGGCAATTGGCCTCGCGAGGGCGCAATTGGCTATCCTGCTAGCCACCCCGGCGTCATCGCGGTTGGCGGCGTCGATCGAGCCGGTAACCATGCACAGGTTTCGGTGATCGGCCCCGGAATCGACGTCGTCGCTCCAGCCGTGGACATCTATAGCACGAGCATCGACGGCAAATACCGCAAAGGCACCGGCACCTCCGATGCTGCAGCGATGGTCGCGGGGGCCGCAGCGTTGATACGGGCAAATTATCCCTACCTTTCGGCTGAAGAGGTCGCTCACCGTCTCACTGCCACCGCTGTAGACAAGGGCCCGCCGGGTCGGGACGACGAGTACGGGTACGGCGTCGTCGACTTGGTCGCGGCTCTGACCGCAGACGTACCGCCGTTGGGATTCGATGCAGTGGCAACTCCGCCAACTGAGGCGGCACCACCGCCTGGCTCGCAGGCTGGCCCTGTCATCTCTACTGATGGCGGGCGACGGGCACGAGGCCGCAACAGCACAACACGCCAGCTAGTCGTTCTCGGTGTCCTTGCGGCCGGCGCGGGCGCTTACGCGCTAATACAGCGGCGTCGTCGGCGCGGTGACGACCCGCCTCCACGCATCAGCAGGTGA
- a CDS encoding acyl-CoA carboxylase epsilon subunit: MPAEEPLFRVTRGVPTAEDLAALVGVLVARTRPVAAPAPAAVSAWARSGRPTGAALAAGPGAWRASGLPR; this comes from the coding sequence ATGCCTGCCGAAGAGCCGCTGTTCCGGGTGACCCGGGGCGTACCGACCGCCGAGGACCTGGCCGCCCTGGTCGGCGTACTCGTCGCGCGGACCCGCCCCGTCGCGGCGCCCGCCCCGGCCGCCGTCTCGGCCTGGGCCCGCAGCGGCCGCCCGACCGGCGCGGCGCTCGCCGCCGGTCCCGGCGCATGGCGCGCCTCCGGCCTGCCGCGCTGA
- a CDS encoding serine/threonine-protein kinase, with translation MSNALPQLVADRYRLISPLGQGGMGRVWKARDEVLHRDVAIKELVPPPSLTPEERREMRERSLREARAIARLNHINVVRIFDVLRTDGDPWIVMEYVASKSLQDTLASDGPVSPAQAVEIGLGVLGALKAAHKSGVMHRDVKPGNVLLGNDGRVVLTDFGLATIPGDPNVTRTGMVLGSPAYIAPERAKDGTAGPEADLWSLGATLYAAVEGKSPYARPSAIGTLAALATEPMPPPKNAGPLKSVLTGLLRKDPAERIDADEAERLLRRAAGRRSKGIPLLEGVRRPKPDGMRLPRPTVVPAPRPAGQPADRPVPPTTAANAPATTPLGSAGAAATGDDATARVADGADAAPTAKVEPPASHPDADPTAKVEPPASRPDADPTAKVETSTSRPGDDPTAKVAPPVPLDDTRVELAAEEPREQARRTSVLPTPVSPPPAPSGRAAVVPGTRPDNRRRNLLVGALVAVLLLGLLVAVPLLRAGEEEPGGGGQQAGATTSAGPAEPSTGPTSAPAPSATSAAPPSPTASASPTGLVLPPGWKLHRDPTGFSMPLPEGWRRSAGGTWVQFREPNGVREVVIDRTSTPQRDAAAAWRAIESDRKSRVNNYKYLSIRSVDGFWKTCADWEWLETRDNTRIHVRNRGFVTASDRGYAIRWEVAASEWEANLDEFELIAQNFEPDRKD, from the coding sequence ATGTCGAACGCGCTTCCCCAACTCGTTGCCGACCGGTACCGGCTCATCTCGCCGCTCGGCCAGGGCGGCATGGGCCGGGTGTGGAAGGCGCGCGACGAGGTGCTGCACCGTGACGTGGCGATCAAGGAACTCGTCCCGCCGCCCAGCCTGACCCCCGAGGAGCGCCGCGAGATGCGGGAACGCTCCCTTCGGGAGGCTCGGGCGATCGCCCGGCTCAACCACATCAACGTGGTCCGAATCTTCGACGTGCTGCGCACCGACGGCGACCCGTGGATCGTCATGGAGTACGTCGCGTCGAAGTCCCTTCAGGACACGCTGGCCTCCGACGGCCCGGTCTCGCCGGCCCAGGCGGTGGAGATCGGCCTCGGCGTGCTCGGGGCGCTGAAGGCGGCGCACAAGTCCGGGGTGATGCACCGCGACGTCAAGCCGGGCAACGTGTTGCTCGGCAATGACGGTCGCGTGGTGCTGACCGACTTCGGGCTCGCCACGATCCCGGGCGACCCCAACGTCACGCGGACGGGCATGGTGCTCGGCTCCCCGGCGTACATCGCGCCGGAGCGGGCGAAGGACGGCACCGCCGGGCCGGAGGCGGACCTCTGGTCGCTGGGCGCCACGCTCTACGCCGCCGTCGAGGGCAAGTCGCCGTACGCCCGGCCGTCGGCGATCGGCACGCTGGCGGCACTGGCCACCGAGCCGATGCCGCCGCCGAAGAACGCCGGCCCGCTCAAGTCGGTGCTCACCGGCCTGCTGCGCAAGGACCCGGCCGAGCGGATCGACGCCGACGAGGCCGAGCGGCTGCTCCGCCGGGCCGCCGGGCGCCGGTCCAAGGGCATTCCGCTGCTGGAGGGCGTACGCCGGCCGAAGCCGGACGGGATGCGCCTGCCCCGACCGACCGTGGTGCCCGCGCCGCGTCCCGCCGGGCAGCCTGCCGACCGGCCGGTCCCGCCGACCACCGCCGCGAACGCGCCGGCCACCACGCCGCTGGGTTCCGCGGGCGCGGCGGCGACCGGCGACGACGCGACCGCCAGGGTCGCCGACGGCGCGGACGCCGCGCCGACCGCGAAGGTCGAGCCGCCCGCGTCACACCCGGACGCCGACCCGACCGCCAAGGTCGAGCCACCTGCCTCGCGTCCCGACGCCGACCCGACCGCGAAGGTCGAGACGTCGACGTCGCGTCCGGGCGACGATCCCACCGCCAAGGTCGCCCCGCCCGTACCGCTCGACGACACCCGCGTCGAGCTGGCCGCCGAGGAGCCGCGGGAGCAGGCCAGGCGGACCTCCGTGCTGCCGACCCCGGTGAGCCCGCCGCCGGCGCCGTCGGGCCGGGCCGCCGTCGTTCCCGGTACGCGCCCCGACAACCGCCGCCGGAACCTGCTCGTCGGCGCGCTGGTCGCGGTGCTGCTGCTGGGCCTGCTGGTGGCCGTCCCGCTGCTGCGCGCCGGCGAGGAAGAGCCCGGCGGTGGCGGGCAGCAGGCTGGCGCCACCACGAGCGCGGGGCCTGCCGAGCCGTCCACAGGCCCGACCTCGGCGCCCGCCCCGTCGGCGACCAGCGCCGCCCCGCCGAGCCCCACCGCGTCGGCCAGCCCGACCGGGTTGGTGCTGCCTCCCGGGTGGAAGCTGCACCGGGACCCGACCGGCTTCTCGATGCCGCTGCCGGAGGGCTGGCGGCGCAGCGCGGGCGGAACCTGGGTGCAGTTCCGGGAGCCGAACGGCGTCCGCGAGGTCGTCATCGACCGGACCAGCACGCCGCAGCGCGATGCCGCCGCAGCGTGGCGGGCGATCGAGTCCGATCGGAAGAGCAGGGTCAACAACTACAAGTACCTGAGCATCCGCAGCGTCGACGGGTTTTGGAAGACCTGCGCCGACTGGGAGTGGCTGGAGACCCGGGACAACACCCGGATCCACGTCCGCAACCGGGGCTTCGTCACCGCCAGCGATCGGGGCTACGCCATCCGCTGGGAGGTGGCGGCCTCCGAGTGGGAGGCCAACCTCGACGAGTTCGAGCTGATCGCGCAGAACTTCGAGCCGGACAGGAAGGACTGA